The following are encoded together in the Acidicapsa ligni genome:
- a CDS encoding competence type IV pilus major pilin ComGC encodes MMTRRKIRSKASRETGFTLMELMIVMLIIGVLMAIAIPNYISAIKAARESVLKEDLHVIRGAIDAFTMDKQKAPQSLQDLVDSGYLKAIPMDPMTRSTDTWVTDTSDALTSVDQSEPGISDVHSGDQELGSDGQAYSTW; translated from the coding sequence ATGATGACGCGTAGAAAAATTCGGAGTAAGGCGAGCCGCGAGACTGGATTCACGTTGATGGAGCTGATGATCGTCATGCTCATCATCGGCGTACTCATGGCGATCGCCATCCCCAACTACATCTCGGCGATCAAGGCGGCCAGGGAATCCGTGCTGAAAGAGGATCTGCATGTCATTCGCGGGGCTATCGACGCCTTTACGATGGATAAGCAGAAGGCTCCGCAGTCGCTACAGGATCTGGTGGACTCCGGATATCTGAAGGCGATTCCGATGGATCCGATGACCCGCTCCACCGATACTTGGGTGACCGATACGAGCGATGCTCTTACCTCTGTCGATCAGAGTGAGCCGGGCATTTCGGATGTTCACTCAGGTGACCAGGAGCTGGGCAGCGATGGCCAGGCATACTCTACCTGGTAA
- the yihA gene encoding ribosome biogenesis GTP-binding protein YihA/YsxC codes for MRYQTQFLLSAMDAAQFPNSSTPEIAFLGRSNVGKSSLLNALVGEKAAKVSSTPGRTRAINFFALADEGSVGRHKVIFADLPGYGYAKISKSISAGWPAFIEPYLAEREQLALCICLIDSNIPAQESDIQLINWLRHEGRNFAVVGTKVDKQSGNERTRKLAALKRDLELDDLMFLSSKTGAGLKDLWKRIEDAAELTHK; via the coding sequence ATGCGCTATCAAACACAGTTTCTGCTCTCGGCAATGGATGCCGCACAGTTCCCCAATTCGTCGACTCCAGAGATAGCTTTTCTGGGGCGCTCGAACGTGGGCAAATCCAGCCTGCTGAATGCCCTCGTCGGCGAAAAAGCGGCTAAAGTCTCTTCAACACCGGGCCGCACGCGCGCCATCAATTTCTTTGCCCTGGCGGATGAAGGATCGGTGGGACGGCACAAGGTGATCTTTGCCGATCTGCCCGGCTACGGCTACGCCAAAATCTCAAAGTCAATCTCCGCCGGCTGGCCTGCTTTCATCGAACCCTATCTTGCCGAGCGCGAACAGCTTGCACTGTGCATCTGCCTGATCGACTCCAACATACCTGCGCAGGAAAGCGATATACAGCTCATCAACTGGCTGCGGCACGAGGGGCGCAACTTTGCCGTCGTCGGCACCAAGGTCGATAAGCAAAGCGGCAACGAACGAACGCGCAAACTCGCCGCCCTCAAGCGCGATCTTGAGTTGGATGACCTGATGTTCCTCTCATCCAAGACCGGCGCCGGGCTGAAGGATCTTTGGAAGCGGATTGAAGATGCTGCTGAACTGACCCACAAATAA